The genomic interval GTCCAGGGATAACCTGGACATGGAACGGATTGTGCGGGCAATGACCCACCACCCCACAATGATTGCGGGGGATGGGGAGTTCGATACAGAACTGATGCGCCTCACCGAGGGAGAACTATTAAGCAAGGGGGGTGCTGAGGGAGTTTTGTGCATCGGACGACTCGACGAAGGCATGGGGCTAACCATTAAAGTGATGGATGGGGCGAAGCGGGCAAAATATGCGGTTGCGATCCACCTGTTAAAGCAAATGGGATGGATCAGCCCATCGGTTTCCGAGACGCTCTCCGAGAACTTTATGTCCCTCAGTAGTGTGACTCGCCTGGAAGTCGCGGGGGATTTGTCGATGCTGTAACAGGTGGTAGGTGGTATGTGGTAGGGAAAACGAATGCGGTTCGGGTTCTGGATACGCTGAAAATACCCTACGAACTGCGGGAATATGAGGTAGATCCCACTGATCTGGCAGCGGAAAGGGTTGCACAAAAGATTGGGCTACCACCGGAGCAGGTGTTCAAGACCCTGGTCATCAGGGGCGATCGCACAGGCATTTTACTGGCGCTCATACCAGGCAATATGGAACTTGATCTCAAAGCGCTGGCAAACCTTTCTGGGAATCGTAAGGTTGAAACAGTGGCGCTTAAAGAAGTACAACCCCTCACGGGCTACATTCGAGGCGGTGTAACAGCCCTCGCCTGCAAGAAAGACTATCCTGTTTATGTCGATGAGTTCATTCAACTGTTTGAGGTAATCTCAATTTCGGCTGGAATGCGAGGACTCCAAATTTTACTTTCTCCCAAAGATTACCTGGAGGTCGTTAAGGGAACGATCGGAGCAATCTCACAAGAGAAGCATGGAGAATAGGGAGGCTTGTTTTTCCCTGACCCCTGACCCCTACCCTTACCGGGTTACGACAACAATTCGCCCTACATTTTTCCCTTGCAACATCAGGTCAATCTGGTCGGAAAGCTGGGATAGGTGAATAGTGGTGGCGATCGCTTCTAAATGAGCAGGCTTCCAATCCGTTGCCAGTTTTTTCCACAATGCCTTTCGGACAGGCAGGGGGCAGTTAGCTGAATCGATACCGTTCAAACAAACGCCGCGCAGGATGAATGGATAAACGGTGGTGTTTAAGTCAGTTCCTCCCACCAGACCGCAGGCTGCGACGCACCCCCCATATCGGGTCGTTTTAATCGCAGTTGCCAGGATATTTCCCCCTACCGTATCTACCACTCCTGCCCACCGTTCCTTCAGCAGGGGTTTTCGGGTCGGGTCGGTTGCTTCTTCTCTGGAAATTACGGCAGTTGCCCCCAGAGAACGGAGATAATCCTGCTGGGTTGGTTTTCCTGTGACTGCAACGACAGAAAATCCCAACTTTGCCAGGATGGAAACTGCGAGACTACCCACTCCCCCCGTTGCTCCAGTTACCAGAACTTCTCCCTGATCCGGCTGTACCCCATTGTGGCTGAACGCTTCAACGCAAAGCGCAGCAGTTAAGCCAGAAGTTCCCAAAGCCATGCTTTCCCAGAGTGTCATCGGGGCGGGAAGCGGAATCATCCAGGCGGCTGGCACCCGAATGTATTCGGCAAATCCCCCCCAGGTGTTCATGCCCAAATCAAATCCGGTCACGATCGCTGAGTCACCCGCCTGAAATTGGGGTACGGTACTGTTAACGATGGTTCCAGCCGCATCAATTCCTGGAATATGGGGAAACTTTTTGGTCACCCCAGGATGCCCCGTTGCCGCCAGGGCATCTTTGTAGTTGAGGGAGGAATAGTGAACCTGAATCAGAACCTCACCCAGGGGAAGAGCGGCGATCGCTTGCTCGGTAATCTGCCTGGTAACCTCCCCATCCTTTTTCTCAACAAACAAGGCTTGAAAGGTCTCCGGCGTTGGAATGAATGACTGTTGCATCGGTGATGTTGCCAGGATGGGCTTTAAAGTGCTGAGGATTGAGGACCGAGGACTGAGGATTGAGGACTGGCAAATATTCAGGTCTTAGTTCTCAGCACCTGCCTTCCCCCATCCCCCCTACCCCTTCAACAAGGGTCTATTTGTAAAAGCTGATTTCCCCCCCTTTGAAACTCGTAGGGAACCTGCCTGATTTGTACCGCGTATCCCTGAGCCGTCAATTCCTCGACAACCGCAGGTAGAAACGGAGAAGGTTCGCCAGCAAGATTCAGCAGGGGAAAGATGCGAGCTTTAGTGGCAACTCGGCAGCAGTTCCCGGATCGAGTCTAGATGGAAGTCCAGGGATAGATGGTCAGAGTAGGTAAACAGCAAGTGGGAACAGAGTGCCAGGTCGAACTGTCTGGTTGCAAACGGAAGCACAGGTAACGCATGGGTCCGGTAGCGTCCCTGGTGTTTTCCGGGGGGGAAATCTTCTAAAAACTGGCGCATCGCAGCCATCCGAACCTGCCCCAGGTGTTCGGGAGACTGAATCTCACGCCAAACGTAGCAGTGCTGATTTACCTCCACCTGTTGAATAATAACCGGGTAGGTTTCTTCGATCCGGCGCTGGATTTCATCCCTTGAGAACTGATAAACCGGGTCACAGGAAAGGACGGAGTAGCCCTGGCGGGTCATTTCAGCATTAAAACTAGCCGGACCACCGCCGCAGTCTAAAATCCGCAGTTGCAGATCAGTTTGAGTCAGGTCAAACATTTGGGTATATTCGAGGAGCGATCGCCCCCAGGGCACCACCTGTTCCAGCTTTAGTCCCATGTTTACAATCGCAGGGTTTCCCCGACTTTCATCACCCGGAGCTGGCTTTTTACCCCTTGCTGCTGAAGTGCCTGGGCAAAGGCTGCTGGAGTTCCAGGTAGATTGAAGTTTCCATAATGCATCGGAATCACGGTTGCTGGCTTCACTAGTTTGACCGCTTCTGCGGCTCCGGTTGGTCCCATTGTGAACTTGTCACCGATACAGGTAAGCATTAGGGTGACCTTGCCAAATCGGGGAATCAGGGCCATGTCAGAAAATAGGTCAGTGTCACCTGTGTGATAAATTACAGGTCCATTTTTGACGCTAATCACAAATCCTCCTGGATTGCCTGCATAATTGGCAGGGCTGCCGTCGGATTGCACCGTGGAACTATGAACAGCAGGAATAAACGCTACTTTTACCTCTTCATTCAGTAGGGTGATTTCGCCACCAAAATTGCCCTGAGTTTCGAACCCAGCAAGCTCTTTGGGATAACCACTATGTTGCACGAGTGCCTGTCCCAAATCCAGGGTACTGACCAATTTTGCTTGAGTTTTTTTGGCAATTTCCACAGCATTTCCAACATGATCCATGTGTCCGTGGGTAATCAGAATCAAATCTGCCTGGGTTAAATTTGCCAGGTCAGTTTTGCCATTGGGATTAGCGGGATTCTCTAACCAGGGATCGATGAGCAATACTCTACCCGCAGGGGTAGTGAGCTTAAAGGCAGATTGCCCATACCATAAAAGCTGAGTGTTGCCAGTGGTTTGGGCGCTACTGCTGGAAGGATTGAACCCCACAACGGCTAGAAGCGCGATCGCAGATAGCAGCAATCCTAATGCTTTAACCCATTTCATCGACACCCTTGAAAAATTGTTCATCTTTGCGATTCCTCTGGAGTTCTTACAACTATCAACAAAGGTTGAGCTTCCGTAAATCTTCCCAACTTTGCTGTAACTAATCAAACTTTCATAGGATGAGGGCTATGGTAAGGTTCACATCAAATCTTTTTTGCTATTACAGTGGTGAAAAAGACAAGAAGGGAAATGGAAAAAGTGACAAACTTTGCGTGATGAGTTTGTTGCTGACTCCAACCTTCTGGTTCCTGGCTCCTAAATCCTGATCCCCTACTCCTTTTTCCCATGCCTTACCGATTTCTCCTTTCCCTGGCGCTGCTAGCGATAGCGGGCTGCAACAACTTAAGCGCTCAGCAGCAACCCCCTGATCCTAAGATGAATCAAGTGATTCAAACCTTTCAACAGGTTGAACAAACAGTCAAAACCAGTCAGGGTGATCAGAAAAAATACCTTGCTCTGGTGGTTGAAGTGAGCACGGCAGTAACCCAGATTCCCAATGATACTCCCCCCAGGGTGACTGAACTTCTTAATGCTTCGGTCGTAGCCTACAAACTGGCTTGGCGTTATAAACAGTGCGATCAAAAATCTTTGGGCAAGGATCAGGCAATTTGTCGAGATCAGCATTTAGAAAAGGTAATTTCTAAATTTCCCTACATTAAACGTAATATTACTCAACGCCTGGTGCAGCGAACAAATCCCCCCAAATATATCAGTTCTGTCATTTCCACAACCAATATGCTGCAACTCCTTCTCATGCAGGCAGAGTTGAATCGCGTTGATGCCCATCTAATCTTGACTGGGGGCAGTTTTGATGGGGTCTACCCCTCCTAAAAAATTGTAAAGAAACAACTGCATGGTCGAACGTTCAGCAGTCAATGTCAGGGTTGACTTACCACTTTCTGCTAACCGTTGATGGTTAATCTAACGGGCACATCATTTTTTAACTAGCCATCATTTCTCAACTAGCCCTGAGGAACAAGGACAAAATAAAGTCGGTAACTTGTAGGGTCCTGGCATTCGGCAGATATGCTTTCGGCTATGGCAAAGGCTTTTGCCCGAATGCCAAGCCCTTACGACTGGAATTGCCGATATTATTTAATCTCTGAGGGTCAATTCCCCGCAGCTCTGCTGCGTCCGTCCCATACAGCGTCAAGGGTGCTGTTGAGCGGAATCGAGCCGCGAAGCGTGCGAGTGGAGCGAAGTGATACTCCGTCTGCTTTGCAGCGGAGACGTTCATTTCGAGATCCTACGTGAAATAGAAATGAGAAGTCAGAATTGTTTTCGGGTTTCTTGCGAAGACCTGAGATCCTTAACTGCACAGTGTTTTGCGAAATCGTCCAGTCGTTTGTAAAGCAGGTTTAAAATTCAAAGTTTAAAAATGTCATTATTCCAGAAAATCATGTCCATACTTCTCTAGGTAGGTTAATCTGCAATGAATGAAAGTATTTTAACGCTTCCAAATTGTTAATAAATGTAAACATTTGAAATTCTTGCCCAAGCAACCATTGATGAAAAGAATCCTGATTATTGAGGATGAACGTTCTATAAGAGAGTCTGTTTTAGAACTGCTTGAAGTTGAAGGTTTCAATGTCACAAGTGCTGAGAATGGCAGCGTCGGTTTACAAATTGTTCAAGAGCATCCCCCTGATTTGGTTCTTTGCGACGTGATCATGCCGGAGCTGGATGGATATGAAGTTTTAACGGCTCTGCGTCAAAATCCGATTACTGCCACAATTCCTTTTATCTTTCTAACTGCAAAAGGAATGAAAGAGGACATTCGGCAGGGGATGGGGTTGGGGGCAGATGATTACCTGATTAAGCCCTTTACGCCCCAGGAGTTGCTGAGGGCGATCGCTACCCGTTTAGAGCGCCAGCAAGTTCTGGTTAATCACTCTCAAAAACAGCTCGAAAATCTGCGGAGTAGCATTGCCCTGTCTCTCCCCCATGAATTGCGAACTCCGCTGAATGGAATTCTGGGACTGGCTGAATTACTGCGGGATGAATACGAACAGATCGAGCGCCAGGAGATTGTAGAGCTTGCAGAGGGAATCCATAATGCTGCTGAGCGCTTACATCGGCTGATTCAAAACTATCTGCTTTATGTGGAGCTTGAATTAATGACGATGGATACGGAGCGTGTCCAGACGCTACAATCTGCCAGAACTTACTATCCCAAAGTCGTCATTGCTAAAGTCGCCACGCAAATTGCAAACCAGGCAGGCAGGCTGGCGGATTTGCACCTCAACCTGCAAAATACAGTCGTTCAAATCTCGGATCTGAAGTTAACGAAAATCGTTGAAGAAGTCACGGGCAATGCCTTTAAGTTTTCCAAGGCAGGTACCCCCGTAACGCTAACAGCAGTAATCACCGATCAAGAATTAGTTCTATCCGTCATTGATCAGGGACGGGGCATGACACCAGAACAGATTGACAGCCTCGGACCTTATGTTCAGTTTGAACGTAAGTTTTATGAACAGCAAGGTTCGGGTTTAGGATTGGCGATCGCGAAGCGTCTGGTTGAACTTCACGCCGGAACATTGACGATTGAAAGCATTCCGTTTCAACAAACAACCGTTCAGGTGATGCTGCCAAGAGGAGAGGATTAGGGGAACAATAAACATTAAGACAATTATTCCTCGTCCATATCCTGGGGCTGAACGGGGAATAATTCGACCTTTTCGGGTTGCTTTTCGTTGACTAACTCTGGAAGGGCGAGGGGCTGTCGTTCCGGTATGCGCTCAGGGAGGGTAACCAATTCCTGTTCCGTTTCCTTCATCGTTACGGGCAGGCGCAGCGGTTGCAATTCCTCGATCCAGCAGCTTGCCAGTGGCAGGGTTTGATCCAGATCTTCCAGGGGACGGGGTACTAGCATGACAGCATGTAGTTCCCCAATCCGCTCAGCCTCAACCATGCCGACATCCAGGGCAACGGCTACATTGGCGACGGAACCTCGAATAATGGCTGTGCACAATCCAGCGCCGATCGTTTCATAGGCTGCCAGAACCACATCTGCTGCTTTCATCATGGCATCAGCGGCTCCTACCATTGCCGGGAAACCACGGGTTTCAAGTAAGCCAACGGCTTGATTACTGAGTTTGCTGTGTCCCCGCCCTGTCGCTAACTGTGCCAGCCGATTCCCAATAGGTAACACTGCTTCCAGATTTGGCATCGGACGGGCAACCACCAGAGTCGAGAGGGTTTGACCAAATTGTTGTGCCCGTTCAGCTCCTTCCTGCACTGCCAGCCGCACATCCGCCACCCCACCCCGGACGATCGCAGTGCAGTGTCCGCTGCCAATTTTCTCATAGCCCACCAGCGTCACACCCGACGACTTCAACATATGGTCGGCAATGCCCACGATCGCGGGAAAGCTCTGGGCAGATACTAAACCCAGGGCAGTGTCTGTAAAATCTTCTCGTCGGCTCATGCGTTCCGTAATCGGTGCTTGGTCATTACCCCTATCCTACTCTCTGCCGCAAATCGTAGTTGTTCAGACAACGCCAATCTCGCTGTGGCACAGATTCCTCCCAAGTCTACAACTCCAAACAAAAAATAGAATTAATCCTCCCACGGATCTTTTGCCAGGGAATCTGATTCGGGGGAAGGACTATCTGAGCGGCGGCTATTGGGAAACATTTTGACCAGTAGCTGATTGACATAAACCTGGCCATAGACATTCACGCCAGAACTTTCGACGGGTTTGCTGGATGGCTCCACAACGGTTGGTTCAACAGTAGGGGGGTCAGCAGGGGCTTGATGGTTTTGTGGCTCAGCAGCAGGGTAGGTAACCGTATCCGTTGCCTGAAGCTCCTGCATTTGACGGCTGGTGTCGCCAATTAAGGAACCAGAAGGAACCACCTGTCCCCATGCAACTGAGGCATTGAGGATGGTTGCTGCTGAGCCAATACAGGCATTTGCACCGATCGTGACCTGTCCAATTAACAGCACCTCGGCACCAATATTTGCACCTTCCCCCACCTCTACAGTGCCCTGCTGGGCATGGAGAATTGAACCAATACCAATGCAGACGCCTGCTTTAATTACAATCCGACTGCCCGGATCGGCTTGAATCAAAACGCCGGGAGCGATCGCAACGCCATCTTGAATGGTCACATCGCCACTGGTGTAGAAGTGGGAGGTGCTAATCGGTTGCAGTTGCAGGGACGGCAAAGACATCGATGAACCTCTCCTTAAAGGGATGAGGGAGGGGGGATGAGGAATGAGTTACAAAGCATAATTAAGCCCACACCTCACGCCGCATACCTCATCCCTCACTTTTTACCTGGTTTCTGAATAACCGTCTCAACCGTTCTGCGCTTCGTCCTGGGGTCGATTCCAATCAGCCGCACATAGTCTCGCTGATGCTCATTCAGAAACGCTCCCAGGGCTGCCACGATTTCTGCCTCTCGATTTCCTGAAATTGTGCCAGTTTGCCAGGAACTCGTTTTATAGCGGCGTTCGTCGGCGTATTCAACACCAACCTTATAGCTTTGGGCAAGCAGTTGGCGCACTTGATCAGTTACATTCCTGTCGAGGGAACTACTGCTATAGCCACTATTGCTATGACCACTGCTGCTGTAGCTGTGCTTAGCTGAAGGTTGGCTGGTTGGAGCGGAAGCTTTGAACGAACCAGCAGATGCACCCGTCGTGTGCTTGCCATTCGGACGATGAATGATCAACTCTGTTACCCGCCGTTTGACTTTTGGATCAATCCCAACCAGGCGAACATAATCGCGATCGTGTTCGTTGAGGAAAGACTCCAGCGCTGCGATCGCCTCCGACTCCCGGCGGGCATGAAGTGCTGCCGCGCTCTGCCAGGAACTTGTCCTAAATCGACGCTCATCCGCATACTCCAACCCAATTTGTGCGCCCTGGGCAATCAGTTGGCTTAACTGCTGCACCACCTCTGGGCTTAAGCGATGGGTGGATGCATATCCTGCTGAAGCAGCCGCACCGCCCGTTGGTGCCGGTGCAGTATAGGAGTGAGCCGACGAACTGGAACCTTGAACGGTTTTGCCGTTTGGACGTTGAATGATCAGTTCCCCGATCCGCCGCTTCGCCTTCGGATCAATGCCAAACATGCGGACATACTCGCCCCCGTGTTCCCTCAAGCAGCCTTCTAATCCCGCCAAAACTTCTGACTCACGGTTAGACTGAATCGGTGAACAACTATGCCAGGAACTCGTCTGAAATCGTCGTGCATCGGCATGCTCAGTGCCAATCTTGGCACCCTGTGCCAGTCAAATGGCGTATCATTTGCACCGCTTCCGCACCAATACTGCCTCCTCCCTGCCCACTGATGCCTGCTGGCGACCGATGGTTCGATGGAAATGATACCGAACTACTGGGATAGCTTGTGTTTCGGGCAGAACCGTTATGGGTGACAGGAGCCTTACCCCCCGGACGTTGAATAATTGTTTCCAGAACCCGTCTCTTCGCCTTTGGGTCGATCCCAATCAGGCGCACGTACTCACCGCTATGTTCCGCCAGACAGCTTTCCAGCTCTGACAAAACATCGCGATCGCGGGTCGCCTGGATCGGCGCACAGCTTTTCCAGGAACTGGTTTGAAAGCGGCGCTCGTCTGCATGTTCGGTACCGATTCGATACCCTTGAGCTAACAATTGCCGGACATGGTTAACAACATTGGCATCTAAACCGCCGTTAGCATGGCTTTGGGAGTAAGTATTCATCTCTGTCCAACCGGAATTACTGGATTTGTTTAGCTGATCACGAAGGGGGGCAATGCAGGCGGTATTCTCTGCACACTGGTAGCCCGATCGCAATGCATGATTGACACCGACCACGTGGGACGCAAACCTAATATCGGACTCCTGCACACTCGGCAACCGGTCGGCCTGCTGCTGGGACGTGATCACCGACCCGGAGGGTACATACCTGCCAGGAGGAATTTCCACATCTTGGATCAGGGTATGCATCATCACGATGCAGCCCTCTCCCACCCGCGCATTAAATACCGTAGAACGAAAGCCGATAAAGCAGCCGTCCCCAATATATGCAGGACCATGAATCAGAGCCATGTGGGTAATAGACGCATTATTCCCAATCCAAACGGAATAGGAATGATCATCGTCGCCAATCACCCGTCCCTTTTCCAACCCATGAATGACCACTCCATCCTGGACATTCGCTCCGTCACCGATATGAAAAGGCGCTCCCTCATCTGCCCGGATTGTTGTTCCAGGAGCAATCAAGACATCAGCGCCGATGCGGACATCCCCAATCAAATTCGAAAACGAGTGAATATACGCCGTCTCGTGAATTTTAGGTTCAGCTAAACTTTTTGACCAGGGAGTAGGAGGAGCCGCAGAACTACGAACTGCCATAAACACGCTCCAAATTAACAAAATGCAGAGTAGCCGCAGGCAGGGGCTTAAAGCTAACAGCCAATCGCGATTAGCTATTAGCTTTAATATTGATCTCGCTTGCTATATAGCAGGCGATTTTCAACACTTACGGTGTCAATAATGGCGATCACGGCTGCATCAAGCGGGCGTTGTTCACTCCCCTGGACTTGACGGGCAGCACTGCCATGACTGACAAGAACCCATTCATCTACCCCTGCCCCAACATTATCGGCAGCCACTTCATATTCGGGCAGTGGCTGCCCATCTTCGTCCATCAGTTGCAGTACCAAAAATTTAATCCCCCGAAGGCTGGGTTCCTTTTGAGTACTGGTGACGGTGCCACGAACTTTGGCAATCTGCATCAGTTTCTAGGGGCGGTTAAGGGGACGGATGCCGCTCACGCTTTCGCGGAAGGGTTCAACCGCTTCGGTGTAGCGAATCGGTAGGACATACTCCAGGTTTTCGTGGGGACGCGCAATGATGTGGGTCGAAAGCACCTGCCCACCGTTAACCCGCTTAACATTCTCAATTCCAGCGGCAACGGATGCTTGAACCTCAGATACATCTCCCCGAACAATGACAGTCACCCGTCCACTCCCAATCTTTTCGTAGCCAACCAGGGTGACGCGGGCGGCTTTCACCATTGCATCAGCGGCTTCCACAACAGCGGGAAACCCTAATGTTTCAACCATTCCAACTGCAATTGCCATTTCGATAACTCCCTTCCAATAAACGTTTGAGTGAGCGCACTAAAAGTTAAAGTGCCAGAGATTAAACGGACCAAAACCAACTAATAACGACGATCGCGAACAGCAAACCGCCCTCAACCACGGAACTGTTCAACGGCTTCGGTATAGCGAATGGGTAGAACATATTCCAAGTTTTCGTGCGGACGAGCAATGATATGGGTGGATAGAACCTCCCCTCCATTGACGCGCTTTGCGGATTCAATTCCCGCTGAAACGGACGCTTGAACTTCAGAGACATCTCCCCGAACAATGACGGTGACCCTACCGCTACCAATCTTTTCGTAGCCGACAAGAGTGACACGAGCGGCTTTCACCATTGCATCTGCGGCTTCCACAACAGCGGGGAAACCTCTTGTTTCAATCATTCCCACAGCAATGGGCATAGTTAATCTCCTGATAAGTGAAACTAATGAAACTAATGAGTAAAAACAAAGGATGAAAATTTGGACGGAAATACCATCATTTCAAGTCCTATCAAGGTTTTTACTGTGCCTAACCTAAGAATAGGGGGGGTGCGGAACAATTGACAATATAAAGACCAATGATAGTTGCAAATTTAAGTTATTAAAAAAACTAATTTTCACGGCGGGGTTGCTGAAAACTCGCGCTATACCCCATTTCTGCGGATTGCTTGCAATTAGTTTTAGGAGGCGTAAATTCCAGAAGAAATCCCCCCCCAAAAACTAAGAAAAGCTTTTTCTAAACAACTTCCAGCCTCAATTAATAGGTATAAATATGGAGCGATCGCCCAAGCAAATTTTGGTCAGTTGCCTGCCTCGCCCATCATAAACTTTTTTGGAATCAAGATAAGAAGTTTCTTAGTTAAGCATAAGTTACAGTTATCTATAAAAGTTAGAAGTTCTCCATAAATTGTTTTTCTGACAAAACTGTCCATTTTGATGAGGTAACCAGTTAAGCTGAAATTCAGTCTTAAGATTTCGTTTACACTTTCTAAGCAAGAGAGAAATTTCCTGGGTTCTAAAGCACCTCCAAATTGACTTTCTATTCAAGCCTGGAGGTATTTACGCTATCAGATTAATAAAAGGTCAGCTTCAATGCATGAGTTTCTCCTCCAGTCCAGTTGGTGGATTCCCTGTTACGGACTGATTGGCGCAATTTTGACTCTGCCCTGGGCAATGGGGCTTGTTCGGCGCACCGGACCTCGCCCCGCCGCCTACCTCAATCTTTTGATGACTGTCATTGCGTTGATCCACGGCACGGTCGTGTTTCGGGAGACCATTGGACATGGCTCCTACCCCTTAGTGATTCACTGGTTGCAAGCCGCAAATTTGGATCTCTCCCTTACTCTAAATATCAACTCGGTCAGTACGGGTGCGGCTGACTTGGTTACGGGGATGAGTCTCCTGGCTCAGTTTTTTTCTTTGGGCTACATGGAAAAAGATTGGGCGCTGGCGCGGTTCTTTGCCCTGATGGGCTTCTTTGAAGGAGCCATGACGGGTTTGGCACTGAGTGATTCTCTGTTCCTCAGCTATGCCCTGCTGGAACTGTTGACCCTATCTACTTACATGCTGGTTGGGTTTTGGTATGCCCAACCGCTGGTTGTTACTGCCGCACGGGATGCTTTTTTGACCAAACGGGTGGGCGATGTGTTGCTACTGATGGGAGTGGTGGCACTGGCAACCTTTGCTGGCACCCTCAACTTTCCCGATTTGTACGAGTGGGCAGAAACAGCAGAACTATCTCCCACGGTTTCAACGCTCCTGGGACTGGCGCTAATTTCTGGACCGATCGGAAAGTGTGCTCAGTTTCCGCTCCACCTCTGGTTGGATGAGGGAATGGAGGGACCCAACCCCGCTTCGATTTTACGAAACTCAGTGGTGGTGGCTTGTGGAGCCTATATATTAATCAAGCTGCAACCGATTTTGATTCTGTCACCCGTGGCATCTACAGCCCTGGTTGTGCTGGGTACGATGACCGCGATCGGGGCATCTCTGGTGGCGATCGCACAAATTGACATTAAGCGGGTCCTTTCCCATTCTACGAGCGCTTATTTGGGACTCGTATTTATTGCAGTGGGAACCCAGTGGACGGATGTGGCGCTGTTTGTGCTGTTTGGGCATGCGATCGCCAAAGCCCTGCTGTTTATGAGTATTGGCTCTGTCATCCTGACCACCAGTTGTCAGGACATTACCGAAATGGGTGGCTTGTGGTCTCGTATGCCAGCGACCACCTGTGCCTTTGTGGTGGGTACTGCGGGTCTGGTTGGATTGCTTCCGCTAGGAGGATTTTGGGCGCTCTATGAAGGCGTGGATACCTACTGGTATGGTCAGCCCTGGCTCGTTGCTGTCCTGTTGCTGGTTAACTTGCTGTCAGCCTTTAATTTGACCCGTGTCTTCCGGCTCGTTTTTCTGGGGCCGTCTCAGCCTAAGACCCGCCGTGCTCCAGAGGTGCCCTGGACAATGGCAGTACCAATGGTTTCTCTAACCATCATCACCCTTGTTGTTCCCTTCATGCTGGAGCGGTTGCAAATCCTCCCAGATTGGAGCTATCTCAACCAACCCGCTGCTATTCTGTTGATTTTGTCGGGGCTGTTGGGCAGTTGGTTAGGAGCAACGGTCTACCTGAATCGTGCCTGGATGAGACCCGTTCAGATTCCTCTCAGGTTTACCCAAGACTTGCTAGCGTATGACTTCTACGTTGAACAATTGTATCGAGTAACCGTTGTTTGGGCGGTGGATTTGATTTCGCGGGCAAGTGCCTGGTTCGATCGCTACATCCTGGATGGGGTGGTTAACTTTGTTGGACTGGCATCTATCTTCAGCGGTGAAAGCCTGAAATATAGCGTGACGGGTCAATCCCAATACTACATCCTGACGATTTTGTTTGGTGTCGCATTGCTGATGCTTTGGATTGTCTGGCCCTTTTTGTCTAATTTTTCCAGTCTCTACAGCATCAATCTTCCCAGTCTGTTTTCAGGTTGAGTTTGCCCCTCAATGGAAGCAATCCAAACTCAGAACTCCTTCCTTAAAACTTAAAACTCAAAACTTCTAGCTATGCTCAGT from Kovacikia minuta CCNUW1 carries:
- a CDS encoding YhdH/YhfP family quinone oxidoreductase, encoding MQQSFIPTPETFQALFVEKKDGEVTRQITEQAIAALPLGEVLIQVHYSSLNYKDALAATGHPGVTKKFPHIPGIDAAGTIVNSTVPQFQAGDSAIVTGFDLGMNTWGGFAEYIRVPAAWMIPLPAPMTLWESMALGTSGLTAALCVEAFSHNGVQPDQGEVLVTGATGGVGSLAVSILAKLGFSVVAVTGKPTQQDYLRSLGATAVISREEATDPTRKPLLKERWAGVVDTVGGNILATAIKTTRYGGCVAACGLVGGTDLNTTVYPFILRGVCLNGIDSANCPLPVRKALWKKLATDWKPAHLEAIATTIHLSQLSDQIDLMLQGKNVGRIVVVTR
- a CDS encoding BMC domain-containing protein, yielding MSRREDFTDTALGLVSAQSFPAIVGIADHMLKSSGVTLVGYEKIGSGHCTAIVRGGVADVRLAVQEGAERAQQFGQTLSTLVVARPMPNLEAVLPIGNRLAQLATGRGHSKLSNQAVGLLETRGFPAMVGAADAMMKAADVVLAAYETIGAGLCTAIIRGSVANVAVALDVGMVEAERIGELHAVMLVPRPLEDLDQTLPLASCWIEELQPLRLPVTMKETEQELVTLPERIPERQPLALPELVNEKQPEKVELFPVQPQDMDEE
- a CDS encoding hybrid sensor histidine kinase/response regulator; this encodes MKRILIIEDERSIRESVLELLEVEGFNVTSAENGSVGLQIVQEHPPDLVLCDVIMPELDGYEVLTALRQNPITATIPFIFLTAKGMKEDIRQGMGLGADDYLIKPFTPQELLRAIATRLERQQVLVNHSQKQLENLRSSIALSLPHELRTPLNGILGLAELLRDEYEQIERQEIVELAEGIHNAAERLHRLIQNYLLYVELELMTMDTERVQTLQSARTYYPKVVIAKVATQIANQAGRLADLHLNLQNTVVQISDLKLTKIVEEVTGNAFKFSKAGTPVTLTAVITDQELVLSVIDQGRGMTPEQIDSLGPYVQFERKFYEQQGSGLGLAIAKRLVELHAGTLTIESIPFQQTTVQVMLPRGED
- a CDS encoding metal-dependent hydrolase, with the translated sequence MNNFSRVSMKWVKALGLLLSAIALLAVVGFNPSSSSAQTTGNTQLLWYGQSAFKLTTPAGRVLLIDPWLENPANPNGKTDLANLTQADLILITHGHMDHVGNAVEIAKKTQAKLVSTLDLGQALVQHSGYPKELAGFETQGNFGGEITLLNEEVKVAFIPAVHSSTVQSDGSPANYAGNPGGFVISVKNGPVIYHTGDTDLFSDMALIPRFGKVTLMLTCIGDKFTMGPTGAAEAVKLVKPATVIPMHYGNFNLPGTPAAFAQALQQQGVKSQLRVMKVGETLRL
- a CDS encoding LbetaH domain-containing protein: MSLPSLQLQPISTSHFYTSGDVTIQDGVAIAPGVLIQADPGSRIVIKAGVCIGIGSILHAQQGTVEVGEGANIGAEVLLIGQVTIGANACIGSAATILNASVAWGQVVPSGSLIGDTSRQMQELQATDTVTYPAAEPQNHQAPADPPTVEPTVVEPSSKPVESSGVNVYGQVYVNQLLVKMFPNSRRSDSPSPESDSLAKDPWED
- the ybaK gene encoding Cys-tRNA(Pro) deacylase, encoding MVGKTNAVRVLDTLKIPYELREYEVDPTDLAAERVAQKIGLPPEQVFKTLVIRGDRTGILLALIPGNMELDLKALANLSGNRKVETVALKEVQPLTGYIRGGVTALACKKDYPVYVDEFIQLFEVISISAGMRGLQILLSPKDYLEVVKGTIGAISQEKHGE
- a CDS encoding SAM-dependent methyltransferase, encoding MGLKLEQVVPWGRSLLEYTQMFDLTQTDLQLRILDCGGGPASFNAEMTRQGYSVLSCDPVYQFSRDEIQRRIEETYPVIIQQVEVNQHCYVWREIQSPEHLGQVRMAAMRQFLEDFPPGKHQGRYRTHALPVLPFATRQFDLALCSHLLFTYSDHLSLDFHLDSIRELLPSCH